A genome region from Haloarcula rubripromontorii includes the following:
- a CDS encoding mandelate racemase/muconate lactonizing enzyme family protein, producing the protein MNVDPFSLPLSGPLVTARETISQRSGFVVRYDHRGETGVGEATPLPGWTESLDDCQRGLDDATTVAADGGHTDVLLSLDAASVPAARHGFATALLDADAKADSVPLYQWFDSDRHCNRVPVNATVGDGPPDETAAAVERAVAAGYDCCKLKVGKRTVDEDIERVRTVRERVDEDVTVRADANGAWSHEEAADAIDRLAPLDVSYVEQPLPADDLTGHAELRGNGVGIALDESLVGRRVDSVLDADAADVLILKPMVLGGPGNAHTLALRAREQGVEPVVTTTIDAVVARLAALHVAAAIPDVAACGLATGDRLAADLAPDPTTVTDGSMSVPQSAGLGIDPTEVETDA; encoded by the coding sequence CGAGACTATCAGCCAGCGCTCTGGGTTCGTCGTCCGCTACGACCACCGCGGCGAAACCGGCGTCGGTGAGGCTACGCCACTCCCGGGCTGGACGGAGTCGCTCGACGACTGCCAACGCGGACTCGACGACGCTACCACGGTCGCGGCCGACGGCGGGCACACGGATGTCCTCCTCTCGCTGGACGCCGCGTCGGTTCCCGCCGCGCGGCACGGTTTCGCGACCGCGCTACTGGACGCCGACGCCAAAGCCGACAGCGTGCCGCTGTACCAGTGGTTCGACTCCGACAGGCACTGTAATCGCGTCCCGGTAAACGCGACGGTCGGCGACGGGCCTCCGGACGAGACGGCCGCCGCCGTCGAGCGGGCGGTCGCGGCCGGCTACGACTGCTGTAAGCTCAAGGTCGGGAAACGAACCGTCGACGAAGATATCGAGCGTGTTCGGACCGTCCGAGAGCGCGTCGACGAGGACGTGACAGTGCGAGCCGACGCCAACGGCGCGTGGTCTCACGAGGAGGCCGCGGACGCCATCGACCGCCTCGCGCCACTTGACGTGAGTTACGTCGAACAGCCGCTCCCGGCCGACGACCTCACCGGCCACGCCGAGCTTCGGGGCAACGGCGTCGGTATCGCGCTCGACGAGTCGCTCGTCGGCCGCCGGGTCGATAGCGTACTCGACGCCGACGCGGCCGATGTATTGATACTGAAACCGATGGTACTCGGCGGCCCCGGCAACGCCCACACGCTGGCGCTCCGGGCCCGCGAACAGGGCGTTGAACCGGTTGTCACGACGACTATCGACGCCGTTGTCGCCCGTCTCGCGGCGCTGCACGTCGCCGCCGCGATTCCCGACGTGGCCGCGTGTGGTCTGGCGACCGGCGACCGACTGGCGGCCGACCTCGCACCGGACCCGACAACGGTGACTGACGGGTCGATGTCAGTCCCCCAGTCGGCCGGCCTCGGCATCGACCCGACTGAGGTGGAGACCGATGCGTGA
- a CDS encoding 1,4-dihydroxy-2-naphthoyl-CoA synthase — translation MVSELFDPERWTAIDRFDFTDITYHRSTDTGAVRIAFDRPEKRNAFRPETVDELATALDHAKRQTDVGCVLLTGNGPSEKDGGWAFCSGGDQSIRGESGYEYSGSEEAAESDGVEDDAPENVGRLHILEVQRQIRHIPKPVVAVVPGWAVGGGHSLHVVCDLTLASEEHAKFLQTDPDVGSFDGGFGSAYLARQVGQKKAREVFFLGKTYDAAEAADMGMVNDVVPHEDLEDTAIEWAERMNEKSPTAMRMLKYAFNLDSDGMVGQQVFAGEATRLAYMTDEAQEGRDAFNEGRDPDFDDVPWHY, via the coding sequence ATGGTCTCTGAGCTATTCGACCCGGAGCGGTGGACCGCCATCGACCGGTTTGACTTCACCGACATCACCTATCACCGCTCGACCGACACGGGCGCGGTCCGCATCGCCTTCGACCGGCCGGAGAAGCGCAACGCCTTCCGGCCGGAGACGGTCGACGAACTCGCGACAGCGCTGGATCACGCCAAGCGCCAGACCGACGTTGGCTGTGTCCTCCTGACCGGGAACGGTCCCTCCGAGAAGGACGGCGGCTGGGCCTTCTGTTCCGGCGGGGACCAGAGCATTCGAGGTGAAAGTGGCTACGAGTACAGCGGGTCCGAAGAAGCAGCTGAAAGTGACGGTGTGGAGGATGACGCCCCCGAGAACGTCGGCCGGCTTCACATCCTCGAAGTCCAGCGCCAGATTCGCCACATCCCCAAGCCCGTCGTCGCCGTTGTTCCGGGGTGGGCCGTCGGCGGGGGGCACTCGCTGCACGTCGTCTGTGACCTCACGCTCGCCAGCGAGGAACACGCGAAGTTCCTCCAGACGGACCCCGACGTGGGGAGCTTCGACGGCGGCTTCGGTTCGGCGTATCTCGCCCGACAGGTCGGCCAGAAGAAGGCCCGCGAGGTGTTCTTCCTCGGCAAGACCTACGATGCTGCGGAAGCCGCCGACATGGGGATGGTCAATGACGTGGTGCCCCACGAAGATCTGGAAGACACCGCTATCGAGTGGGCCGAGCGAATGAACGAGAAGTCACCGACGGCGATGCGGATGCTGAAATACGCGTTCAATCTCGACTCAGACGGCATGGTCGGCCAGCAGGTGTTCGCCGGCGAGGCGACACGGCTGGCGTACATGACCGACGAGGCTCAGGAGGGGCGGGACGCGTTCAACGAAGGGCGCGACCCGGACTTCGACGACGTGCCGTGGCACTACTGA
- a CDS encoding helix-turn-helix transcriptional regulator produces the protein MSSAASEADLSDGERAGLELIRESGGIHQSDFWKELDVSSRKGSRIVESLFEKDLIQREETVYEGHNTYYLTPAARDLDFSLLMAGDQLSPFIGDEEVDPHDDTFSQWVMTLAYED, from the coding sequence ATGAGTTCAGCAGCGTCGGAGGCGGACCTTTCTGATGGCGAGCGGGCCGGGCTTGAACTGATTCGGGAGTCCGGTGGCATCCACCAGAGCGACTTCTGGAAGGAACTCGACGTCTCCTCGCGAAAGGGGAGTCGCATCGTCGAGTCCCTGTTCGAGAAGGACCTCATTCAGCGTGAGGAGACGGTGTACGAGGGACACAACACGTACTACCTGACGCCTGCGGCCCGCGACCTCGATTTCTCGCTCCTGATGGCCGGCGACCAGCTCTCGCCGTTTATCGGCGATGAAGAAGTCGACCCCCACGACGACACCTTCTCGCAGTGGGTCATGACCCTCGCCTACGAGGACTGA
- a CDS encoding J domain-containing protein, with protein sequence MSETFYEVLGVSTDASTAAIETAYRERLKETHPDVSDAADAGEATQRLIEARDVLTDEDERARYDRLGHDAYVAGERNIADADSSDVAEAAQRAGYGRSPSGSDRTEASAGQATSRTSARERERRERAARERVAEDRADRSTTDTDGSSSDEQSTDATSGTAAASNAGSTRRSGTAGTSDFSDNDGSGATWSSSATYSVRQTGTPSRGSLLEMPTGRELTLFGITFALYPVLLFSALLPAFPLWVNLTIGVCTLFMIGYLQSEPTIAILVFGSWSLTTAVLLVVLNISAFSLIGALALSGTWLPFGLSLLTASVLRL encoded by the coding sequence ATGAGCGAGACGTTCTACGAGGTACTGGGCGTCTCAACTGACGCGTCGACGGCGGCTATCGAAACGGCCTATCGGGAACGACTGAAGGAGACACACCCCGACGTGAGCGACGCTGCTGACGCCGGCGAGGCGACACAGCGGCTCATCGAAGCCCGGGACGTACTCACCGACGAGGACGAGCGAGCGCGATACGACCGGCTCGGTCACGACGCCTACGTTGCGGGCGAGAGAAATATAGCAGACGCGGACAGCAGTGACGTGGCCGAAGCGGCACAGCGGGCGGGATACGGCAGATCTCCGTCAGGTAGCGACCGGACCGAAGCAAGCGCTGGTCAGGCCACGTCTCGGACAAGCGCCCGGGAGCGAGAACGACGGGAACGGGCTGCGAGGGAGCGCGTCGCCGAGGACAGAGCCGACCGCTCGACGACCGACACCGATGGGTCGTCGAGCGACGAACAGTCGACCGATGCGACCAGCGGGACGGCGGCCGCGTCGAACGCAGGGTCGACCCGGCGCTCCGGGACCGCTGGGACCAGCGACTTCAGCGACAACGACGGCAGCGGGGCCACCTGGAGTTCGTCGGCCACATACTCCGTTCGCCAGACCGGCACGCCGTCCCGCGGGTCGCTCCTGGAGATGCCCACCGGCCGGGAGCTCACGCTGTTCGGGATCACCTTCGCACTCTACCCGGTGTTGCTGTTCAGCGCGCTGCTACCGGCGTTCCCGCTGTGGGTCAACTTGACAATCGGGGTCTGTACGCTCTTCATGATCGGCTACCTCCAGTCTGAGCCCACGATTGCGATTCTGGTGTTTGGGAGCTGGAGTCTGACGACGGCGGTGCTGCTGGTGGTCTTAAACATCAGTGCGTTCTCGCTCATTGGGGCGCTCGCGCTGTCGGGAACGTGGCTCCCGTTCGGGCTGTCGCTCCTGACGGCGTCCGTGTTGCGGCTCTGA
- a CDS encoding class I adenylate-forming enzyme family protein, whose product MRDPVEWPTKDLVTHRASATPDRTAMVAADAGDETTYRELDAAVDSVAADLDRRLDGTDATVAALLPTRPAVGTLLFATMRLGATLAPLHVELDAATLRSQLSTVDADLLVCGPSTRDLAAETATCPVVSVADLPVRPDGAGPNRRADVTPARLSRTDTQLVIFTSGTTSEPKGVRLTVGNLVASAVASSYRLGVLPTDRWLVCLPTYHMGGLAPFVRSALYGTTVVVQRSFDADGTRQVIADRSVTGVSLVPTMLSRLLDADWEPPASLRFVLLGGGPASEALIERCRQRGVPVCPTYGMTETASQIATARPETAFEHAGTVGQPLAFTEVTVVADGEPCGPGEPGEIAVDGPTVTPGYLGGDGAAFGEFGFRTGDLGYRDADGRLWVEGRVDDQIVTGGENVDANTVAAAVRDHPAVEDVSVVDLPDEEWGQQVAALVVGDVSPTAVRDHCAERLAPYEVPKTVRVDDALPRTASGTVDREAVRSRLTAGDAHERPG is encoded by the coding sequence ATGCGTGACCCCGTCGAGTGGCCGACGAAAGACCTCGTGACCCACCGGGCGAGCGCCACGCCCGACCGGACGGCGATGGTTGCGGCGGACGCAGGCGACGAGACGACGTACCGCGAACTCGATGCCGCCGTCGATTCGGTGGCTGCCGACCTCGACCGGCGACTCGACGGCACGGACGCTACCGTCGCGGCGCTCCTGCCGACGCGGCCGGCAGTCGGGACGCTCCTGTTCGCAACGATGCGACTGGGCGCGACGCTCGCGCCGCTGCACGTCGAACTCGACGCGGCGACGCTCCGGAGTCAGCTCTCGACGGTTGATGCGGACCTGCTGGTCTGTGGGCCGTCGACGCGTGACCTCGCCGCGGAGACGGCTACCTGCCCGGTCGTTTCGGTGGCGGACCTGCCGGTCCGGCCGGACGGGGCAGGCCCCAACCGAAGGGCCGACGTGACGCCGGCGCGCCTCTCTCGGACGGACACCCAACTTGTCATCTTTACTTCGGGGACCACGAGCGAGCCGAAAGGCGTCCGGCTGACCGTCGGCAACCTCGTCGCCAGCGCCGTCGCGTCGTCGTACCGGCTGGGCGTCCTGCCGACGGACCGCTGGCTCGTCTGCCTGCCGACCTACCACATGGGCGGGCTGGCCCCGTTCGTCCGGAGCGCGCTGTACGGTACGACGGTCGTCGTCCAGCGTTCATTCGACGCCGACGGGACCCGGCAAGTCATCGCCGACCGGTCGGTGACCGGCGTCTCGCTGGTGCCGACGATGCTCTCGCGGCTACTGGACGCCGACTGGGAACCGCCGGCTTCGCTCCGGTTCGTCCTCCTCGGTGGCGGGCCGGCCAGCGAGGCACTTATCGAGCGCTGTCGGCAGCGGGGCGTGCCGGTCTGTCCAACCTACGGGATGACCGAGACAGCGTCCCAGATAGCGACCGCACGGCCCGAGACCGCCTTCGAGCACGCCGGCACCGTCGGCCAGCCGCTCGCGTTCACCGAGGTGACGGTCGTCGCCGACGGGGAGCCCTGTGGCCCCGGCGAACCCGGCGAGATAGCCGTCGACGGGCCCACGGTGACGCCGGGCTACCTGGGCGGCGACGGCGCGGCGTTCGGCGAGTTCGGGTTCCGGACGGGCGACCTCGGCTACCGCGACGCCGACGGTCGCCTCTGGGTCGAGGGCCGCGTCGACGACCAGATTGTGACTGGCGGAGAGAACGTCGACGCGAACACGGTTGCCGCGGCGGTCCGGGACCATCCCGCGGTCGAGGACGTGTCCGTCGTGGACCTTCCGGATGAAGAGTGGGGTCAGCAGGTCGCCGCACTGGTCGTTGGGGACGTATCGCCTACGGCGGTTCGCGACCACTGTGCCGAGCGACTCGCCCCGTACGAAGTCCCGAAGACAGTTCGAGTCGACGACGCGCTTCCGCGGACTGCCTCGGGGACCGTCGACCGCGAGGCCGTCCGGTCGCGGCTCACAGCGGGCGACGCCCACGAGCGGCCCGGGTGA
- a CDS encoding NRDE family protein: MCTIVLAWQVFDGTPVAVAANRDERLDRPSQPPRQRHWGSRVVAPADEEADGTWIGYNEHGLLAAVTNRWLDTDLAGERSRGLLVRDALSHESAESAARAVEQATREAEYSGFNLLLADENAAVLLEWDGQLAVRNFQPGVHVVVNVGADGDYRIPSRRPDDGEAQATNAARLHEAMVPEPGEAAAEWIDRAGETISDHEYGVCVHGDGFGTRSSSLITLGADYEYQHAAGPPCRTPYRPVEGQI, from the coding sequence GTGTGTACAATCGTCCTCGCGTGGCAGGTCTTCGACGGCACGCCGGTCGCGGTCGCGGCGAACCGCGACGAGCGACTCGATAGGCCGTCACAGCCGCCGCGGCAGCGCCACTGGGGGAGTCGCGTCGTCGCACCCGCCGACGAGGAAGCTGACGGGACGTGGATCGGCTACAACGAGCACGGCCTGCTGGCAGCGGTGACGAACCGCTGGCTCGACACTGATCTTGCCGGCGAGCGCTCACGCGGCTTGCTCGTCCGGGACGCGCTGAGTCACGAGAGCGCGGAGTCAGCCGCCCGCGCTGTCGAACAGGCGACCAGAGAGGCCGAATACTCGGGATTCAATCTTCTGCTGGCAGACGAGAACGCCGCCGTGCTGCTGGAATGGGACGGTCAGCTCGCGGTCCGGAACTTCCAGCCCGGCGTCCACGTCGTCGTCAACGTCGGCGCGGACGGCGACTACCGGATTCCATCGCGTCGGCCCGACGACGGCGAGGCGCAGGCGACCAACGCGGCCCGGCTACACGAGGCCATGGTGCCGGAACCCGGCGAGGCCGCCGCCGAGTGGATAGATCGCGCGGGCGAGACCATCAGCGACCACGAGTACGGCGTCTGCGTCCACGGTGACGGATTCGGGACGCGGTCGTCGTCGCTTATCACACTGGGTGCCGACTACGAGTATCAGCACGCGGCCGGGCCGCCATGCCGGACGCCGTACCGCCCGGTCGAAGGTCAGATTTAA